A genomic segment from Saprospiraceae bacterium encodes:
- a CDS encoding mandelate racemase/muconate lactonizing enzyme family protein, whose product MKIKKFSCYEVIIPAKEGVIESKGINKPLHKLPVGAKSGWSLQFDQLPKLLLKMELSNGIIGWGELYRDHNWTVVANIIETLLDRDIRTLSLQKLPFTFCREYDGFECAIWDAYAKAHEMRVVDLLGGPVRDKVRVGAWSSHRHLEEIPDLVKRFAAEGYDCIKFKTDLEDDVKSWCECIREAAPGMEVILDPNERWQYPGEVRKRADALAEVGNVLCLEDPLPRWMLSEYALLRQYAAVPIVLHVSLPYILHGQRIKDAIQALQANAVDGFNFNGGLANFQRLDHIAAAAGLPCWHGSEVDLGILEAMYIHSSAAAESCIWPGDIFGRMIREHDLLKEPLKMEPPFAYLPEGHGLGVEPDEAAIAHYQVSTREFS is encoded by the coding sequence ATGAAAATAAAGAAATTTAGCTGTTACGAAGTCATTATTCCCGCCAAGGAGGGCGTAATTGAAAGCAAAGGGATCAACAAACCCTTGCATAAATTGCCAGTGGGCGCAAAATCAGGCTGGTCCCTGCAATTCGACCAATTGCCCAAACTACTCCTGAAAATGGAGCTGAGCAATGGCATCATCGGTTGGGGTGAATTGTATCGCGACCACAATTGGACAGTGGTAGCCAACATCATTGAGACGCTACTAGATAGAGATATCCGCACCCTCTCCTTGCAAAAATTACCCTTCACTTTTTGCAGGGAATACGATGGTTTTGAATGCGCCATCTGGGATGCCTATGCCAAGGCCCATGAAATGCGAGTGGTCGACCTATTAGGCGGCCCGGTCAGGGATAAGGTGCGCGTAGGCGCCTGGTCTAGCCACCGACACCTCGAAGAAATTCCGGATTTGGTGAAAAGATTTGCAGCAGAGGGATATGATTGCATCAAGTTTAAAACGGATTTAGAAGACGATGTAAAAAGCTGGTGCGAATGTATCAGAGAGGCAGCCCCTGGCATGGAGGTCATCCTGGACCCGAATGAACGCTGGCAGTATCCGGGAGAAGTCCGCAAACGAGCCGATGCCTTAGCCGAGGTGGGCAATGTCCTCTGCCTGGAGGATCCTTTACCCCGCTGGATGTTGTCGGAATATGCCTTGTTGCGACAATATGCCGCAGTGCCCATCGTCTTACACGTCTCCCTACCCTACATCCTGCATGGCCAACGCATCAAAGATGCCATCCAAGCCTTGCAGGCCAACGCCGTGGACGGATTCAATTTTAATGGTGGCTTGGCCAACTTCCAACGCCTGGACCACATCGCCGCTGCGGCGGGCCTACCCTGCTGGCATGGCTCGGAAGTGGATTTGGGCATTTTAGAAGCCATGTATATTCATTCCAGTGCAGCGGCAGAGTCCTGCATCTGGCCAGGTGATATTTTTGGCAGAATGATCCGAGAACACGATTTATTAAAGGAACCCCTAAAGATGGAGCCGCCCTTTGCGTATTTGCCCGAAGGTCATGGCTTAGGCGTCGAGCCGGATGAAGCGGCCATCGCACATTACCAAGTTTCAACCCGAGAATTTTCTTAA
- a CDS encoding RraA family protein: MKKWQNDKQLFSLMKTQLFSAVIGDSMDKLGLQHQFLSPNIQPLQDDMIIVGRAMPVLEADTFEEIASSGSNPLLKKPFGLMFEALDDLKEDEVYICTGSSPNYALWGELMSTRAIKLGAAGAILDGYTRDTRGILRLGFPTFSYGRYAQDQGPRGKVIDFRTSIEMNGVRIHPGDIIFGDLDGVCVIPKAAEEAVIREALEKANGEKKVQKAIEQGMSACEAYQQFGIM, from the coding sequence ATGAAAAAATGGCAAAACGACAAGCAACTCTTTTCGCTGATGAAAACGCAGCTATTCTCTGCGGTCATTGGGGATAGTATGGATAAACTTGGCTTGCAACACCAGTTTTTAAGTCCCAACATCCAACCTTTACAAGACGACATGATTATTGTCGGTAGAGCAATGCCCGTCTTAGAAGCGGATACTTTTGAAGAAATCGCTTCGTCTGGCAGCAATCCTCTCCTAAAAAAGCCATTTGGTTTAATGTTCGAAGCATTGGATGACCTAAAGGAAGATGAAGTCTATATTTGTACGGGCAGCTCGCCCAATTATGCGCTTTGGGGAGAGCTGATGAGCACCAGAGCCATCAAACTAGGTGCCGCGGGTGCCATTCTGGATGGTTATACCAGAGATACCAGGGGTATTCTCCGACTGGGTTTTCCTACTTTTTCATATGGTCGATATGCCCAGGACCAAGGTCCGAGGGGAAAAGTTATTGATTTCAGGACCAGCATTGAAATGAATGGGGTTCGTATTCACCCCGGAGACATTATCTTTGGCGATTTAGATGGCGTATGCGTCATCCCCAAAGCAGCCGAAGAAGCGGTCATCCGAGAAGCCCTGGAAAAAGCCAATGGCGAAAAAAAGGTACAAAAAGCCATCGAGCAAGGCATGAGCGCTTGTGAAGCTTATCAGCAATTCGGAATAATGTAA
- a CDS encoding SDR family oxidoreductase: protein MDLSHLKVLVTGAGGTGVGAGICQALDQFGATLIINDIDPDKAEKAAQGYTHAIAIPADISNREDLILLFDQIQAKVGPINGLVNNAGIGLSKNTHEVEGPEFDRLYQVDVRAVWEVSKHFIQQLLDHNLSGNIVNISSVHAFASQPKYAIYASAKAAVEGLTRGMAYEYGKYNIRCNAIGPGMVQSEQNYDIIKTWTDDPEQWEREFVADQQVLHHFIQPIDCGYTAAFLLSELSRSITGQTIYVDAGKTIMLFNKAFIEPKHT from the coding sequence ATGGATTTAAGTCACCTAAAAGTCTTAGTCACCGGCGCAGGTGGGACCGGCGTGGGCGCAGGAATCTGCCAAGCCTTGGATCAATTTGGCGCCACCCTCATCATCAATGATATTGACCCCGACAAAGCAGAAAAGGCCGCCCAAGGGTATACGCATGCGATCGCCATCCCGGCCGACATAAGTAATCGTGAAGACCTCATCCTTCTCTTTGACCAAATCCAGGCAAAGGTTGGCCCAATAAATGGCCTGGTCAATAATGCGGGTATCGGCCTTAGCAAAAACACGCATGAGGTCGAAGGCCCTGAGTTTGACCGCTTGTACCAAGTGGATGTACGGGCCGTATGGGAAGTCTCCAAACACTTCATCCAGCAATTACTCGACCACAACCTGAGTGGCAATATCGTCAATATCTCCTCTGTCCATGCCTTTGCCAGCCAGCCCAAATATGCCATTTACGCCAGTGCCAAGGCAGCCGTAGAGGGCTTGACGCGCGGTATGGCTTATGAATATGGCAAATACAATATCCGTTGCAATGCCATTGGGCCTGGCATGGTTCAGTCCGAACAGAACTACGATATTATCAAAACCTGGACCGATGATCCGGAACAATGGGAAAGGGAATTTGTAGCAGATCAGCAGGTTTTGCATCATTTTATTCAACCCATCGACTGTGGCTATACTGCTGCATTTTTGCTCTCGGAGCTAAGCCGCTCCATTACTGGCCAAACCATCTATGTTGATGCCGGTAAAACCATTATGCTATTTAACAAAGCATTTATCGAGCCAAAGCATACTTGA
- a CDS encoding methyltransferase domain-containing protein, with product MFLNNRIHQPEQLDDFKLDGPILYQSLRELQRINHLFGNVRTLSQAVMAQLGPFRGKEVTIIDLGCGSGDVLAAIAKKARKQQQAVQLIGMDANPNSLAFAKKCWAAYPELSFLQTDIMSPLFQLPPCDLLLSSHFIYHFEDEALQQFLQKQLRAVRYAAIFSELDRHFLALHLFKFVSLLLRFSPMTRRDGQTAIKRAFKQAELKKIIQTLALSKMDLQYKWAFRHLLTIYP from the coding sequence ATGTTTTTAAACAATCGAATTCACCAACCCGAACAACTTGATGATTTTAAACTTGATGGGCCAATCCTGTATCAAAGCCTGCGGGAACTCCAACGAATTAACCATCTATTCGGAAATGTACGCACGTTGAGCCAGGCTGTCATGGCGCAGCTTGGCCCTTTCCGGGGTAAGGAGGTAACAATCATCGACCTCGGTTGCGGTAGTGGCGATGTCCTGGCTGCCATTGCTAAAAAGGCTAGAAAACAGCAACAAGCTGTTCAATTGATTGGCATGGATGCGAATCCAAATAGCCTCGCTTTCGCTAAAAAATGTTGGGCCGCTTATCCGGAATTATCGTTCCTGCAAACCGATATCATGTCCCCACTTTTTCAATTACCGCCTTGTGATTTGCTCCTAAGTAGCCATTTCATTTATCATTTTGAGGATGAGGCCCTGCAACAATTTTTACAAAAACAACTACGAGCAGTTCGCTACGCGGCAATTTTTAGCGAATTAGATCGTCATTTTTTAGCACTGCATCTGTTCAAATTTGTTTCTTTGCTACTAAGATTTAGCCCGATGACCCGCAGAGATGGCCAAACCGCCATCAAGCGAGCCTTTAAACAAGCTGAATTAAAAAAAATCATACAAACACTAGCCCTTTCAAAGATGGATTTACAGTACAAATGGGCATTTCGTCACCTTTTAACCATTTACCCCTAG
- a CDS encoding M28 family peptidase → MQKQVYLFFIALFSLGPLFGQNIEGTVPTYLQLVGGQFKAERAFETTKFVADQWRVPGNTGFDTCIMYVKHILEEAGFVPEAIASPGMPHYRLEKYPLRQPAWDPLSASLHIKGQPEALLNFSSNRNMIAINSFSTPPGGVEAEVVYLKDCSADGIKKAKVKGKIVMAACGINRLFQQAVVNEGALGVLAYSIPDYNQPEKYQHSIPFRGISFNSEAKGWGINLSYAAKEALSHALAKGPLTITVNIQTHIFPSEELTLIAEIPGQSRPDERFVFSAHVQEPGANDNATGVGTLAEMARVAIQLYQKAQISPQRTLTFLWGDEIRSTNRFITQDSSRAQGIRWGVSLDMVGEDTEKTGGTFLIEKMPDPSAIWTRGEDKHSEWGSTLVSKADLNPHYFNDFIESVCRTHALSTNWIVNTNPFEGGSDHQPFLNAKIPGLLFWHFTDVFYHTDADRIDKVSPKTLFNVGVSALSSALVLCEGGEKVATEIAQIVETAAQKRLRAEKKLSLAAIKEGESLTHQTEIISTWTDWYMATVGTLSDMLFAPPSPQLLAQLAALKEKIAAQSTDALSELKKP, encoded by the coding sequence ATGCAGAAACAGGTTTATTTGTTTTTTATTGCACTCTTTTCTTTAGGCCCTTTATTCGGCCAAAACATTGAGGGGACTGTCCCGACTTATTTGCAACTGGTCGGTGGACAATTTAAAGCCGAACGTGCTTTTGAAACCACCAAGTTTGTTGCTGATCAATGGCGTGTCCCCGGCAATACGGGCTTTGACACTTGCATCATGTACGTCAAGCATATCCTTGAGGAAGCTGGTTTTGTACCTGAAGCTATCGCTTCCCCCGGCATGCCTCATTACCGACTGGAAAAATACCCGCTGCGGCAACCTGCCTGGGATCCGCTAAGCGCCAGCCTTCACATCAAAGGACAGCCTGAGGCACTACTTAATTTTTCCAGCAATCGAAATATGATTGCGATAAATAGCTTCTCAACGCCTCCGGGCGGCGTGGAGGCAGAAGTCGTTTATCTCAAAGATTGCTCAGCCGATGGCATCAAGAAAGCGAAGGTAAAGGGTAAGATTGTCATGGCAGCATGTGGTATTAACCGGCTTTTCCAGCAGGCGGTTGTCAACGAAGGTGCCCTCGGCGTATTGGCTTATAGCATCCCCGATTATAACCAGCCGGAAAAATACCAGCATTCTATTCCCTTTCGCGGGATCAGCTTCAACAGCGAGGCCAAAGGTTGGGGTATCAACTTATCCTATGCGGCAAAAGAGGCCTTAAGCCATGCCTTAGCAAAGGGGCCATTAACCATTACTGTTAATATCCAAACCCATATTTTCCCTTCAGAGGAATTAACCCTCATCGCGGAAATCCCCGGTCAAAGCCGTCCGGATGAACGTTTTGTCTTCAGTGCCCATGTGCAGGAACCCGGTGCCAATGACAATGCCACAGGCGTTGGCACCCTGGCCGAAATGGCCCGCGTGGCCATACAATTGTATCAAAAAGCCCAAATCAGCCCCCAACGTACCCTTACCTTCCTGTGGGGGGACGAAATACGTTCGACCAATCGTTTTATCACCCAAGATTCGAGTCGTGCCCAAGGCATTCGATGGGGCGTTAGCCTGGACATGGTGGGGGAAGATACCGAAAAAACGGGCGGAACCTTCCTCATCGAAAAAATGCCCGACCCCTCTGCCATCTGGACCAGAGGAGAAGATAAACATTCGGAATGGGGTTCGACCCTCGTCAGCAAAGCGGACCTGAATCCCCATTATTTCAATGACTTCATCGAAAGTGTTTGTAGAACACATGCACTATCGACCAATTGGATCGTCAATACCAATCCTTTTGAAGGGGGTAGCGATCACCAACCTTTTTTGAATGCCAAAATACCAGGCTTATTGTTTTGGCACTTTACGGATGTTTTTTATCATACAGATGCCGATCGCATCGACAAAGTCTCGCCCAAAACACTTTTTAATGTCGGCGTCAGTGCCTTGAGTAGCGCCCTGGTTTTATGCGAAGGAGGAGAAAAAGTTGCCACTGAAATTGCTCAAATTGTAGAAACAGCTGCCCAAAAACGCTTAAGGGCTGAAAAAAAATTATCCCTCGCAGCCATAAAAGAAGGGGAAAGCTTGACACACCAGACAGAGATTATCTCCACCTGGACAGATTGGTATATGGCTACTGTGGGTACCCTTTCCGATATGCTATTCGCCCCTCCTTCACCCCAATTATTAGCACAATTAGCTGCCCTGAAGGAAAAAATTGCTGCCCAATCAACGGATGCTTTATCAGAACTTAAAAAACCTTAA
- a CDS encoding glucose 1-dehydrogenase produces MRLENKVALITGASSGIGEATALLFAQEGAKIIVVDINVDKGHDTVKQIKDGGGEAAFFHADVSKATDCEQMIAFAEQTYGALHILFNNAGIMHDDDGNAMSTSEAVFDLTMAINVKGVFFGCKYGIPAIARAGGGSIINTASFVAHLGAATPQLAYTASKGAVLAMSRELAVIHARQNIRVNALSPGPLRTDLLMNFLNTEEKKQRRLVHVPMGRFGEAREMAYAALFLASDESSYMTGAEFLVDGGITAAYVTPE; encoded by the coding sequence ATGCGTTTAGAAAACAAGGTTGCCCTAATCACAGGGGCAAGTAGCGGAATTGGAGAAGCCACTGCCCTCCTTTTTGCCCAAGAAGGGGCAAAAATCATCGTCGTTGATATCAATGTCGATAAAGGCCACGATACGGTAAAACAGATCAAAGATGGCGGCGGGGAAGCCGCCTTTTTTCATGCGGATGTATCCAAGGCAACAGATTGTGAACAGATGATTGCTTTTGCAGAGCAGACCTATGGAGCCTTGCACATCTTGTTCAATAATGCAGGGATTATGCATGATGATGATGGGAATGCCATGTCGACTTCAGAGGCAGTTTTTGACCTCACCATGGCCATCAATGTCAAGGGCGTATTTTTTGGCTGCAAATATGGGATTCCGGCAATAGCCAGGGCTGGAGGTGGATCGATCATCAATACGGCGTCTTTTGTGGCGCATTTGGGAGCAGCCACGCCTCAGCTGGCCTATACAGCCAGCAAAGGGGCCGTTCTTGCTATGAGCCGGGAACTGGCGGTCATCCATGCCCGGCAAAATATTCGGGTGAATGCCCTTAGCCCCGGACCTTTGCGGACTGATTTACTGATGAATTTTCTCAATACGGAGGAGAAAAAACAACGGCGCCTGGTGCATGTTCCGATGGGACGCTTTGGAGAGGCACGCGAAATGGCCTATGCTGCCTTGTTCCTGGCCTCGGATGAATCTTCCTATATGACGGGCGCAGAATTCCTGGTAGATGGCGGGATCACGGCAGCTTATGTAACGCCAGAATAA
- a CDS encoding aldehyde dehydrogenase family protein codes for MGTTIQTISPIDGAVFVERTHAAGKDIEATLAAAVAARKAWRNTPLFDRIAILEKAVEYFVQHAAEIGEELTRQMGRPIRYTPFEITKGFQERARYMIEVAEASLADIKVGGQEGFQRFIRKEPIGTVLVLAPWNYPYLTSVNVIFPALLAGNTVILKHAEQTPLCAERYAAAFAYAGLPPGVFQFLHLSHPQVAKVIGDPRISYVAFTGSVQGGKAIQRAVNERFISAGLELGGKDPAYVRSDAALENAIENLVDGAFFNSGQSCCGIERIYVHESLFKDFVEGAVALAKTYVLDNPLLPETTLGPMVRTEAAAFAQKQIQQAISKGAKALIDERLFVHHQVGTPYMAPQILVDVDHSMDIMKIESFAPVVGIMPVKDDAMALRLMNDSPYGLTASIWTADTAAAIRLGDQLETGTCFMNRCDYLDPALAWTGVKDSGKGYTLSSLGYEALTRVKSFHLKLPA; via the coding sequence ATGGGTACAACCATACAGACCATAAGCCCCATTGATGGGGCCGTTTTTGTAGAAAGAACGCATGCGGCGGGGAAGGACATTGAGGCGACCTTGGCAGCTGCTGTCGCGGCCAGAAAGGCATGGCGAAATACCCCGCTCTTTGACCGGATAGCCATACTGGAGAAAGCGGTGGAATACTTTGTGCAGCATGCGGCGGAAATCGGCGAGGAATTGACCCGACAAATGGGGCGCCCCATCCGATATACGCCGTTTGAAATTACCAAAGGATTTCAGGAGCGGGCGAGGTATATGATAGAGGTCGCTGAAGCATCGCTAGCCGATATTAAAGTGGGCGGTCAGGAAGGTTTTCAGCGCTTTATTCGCAAGGAACCTATCGGCACTGTTTTGGTATTGGCCCCTTGGAATTATCCTTATTTGACTTCCGTCAATGTCATTTTCCCTGCGTTATTGGCTGGAAATACGGTTATACTGAAGCATGCCGAGCAGACCCCGCTTTGTGCCGAGCGTTATGCCGCCGCCTTTGCTTATGCCGGGTTACCTCCAGGCGTTTTTCAGTTTTTGCACCTCTCGCACCCGCAGGTAGCCAAGGTTATTGGAGATCCAAGGATTAGCTATGTCGCTTTTACGGGCTCGGTACAAGGTGGAAAGGCCATACAAAGGGCAGTGAATGAGCGTTTTATTAGCGCCGGCCTCGAATTAGGAGGGAAGGACCCTGCTTACGTCCGATCTGATGCGGCGCTGGAGAATGCCATTGAAAATTTAGTAGATGGGGCATTTTTTAATTCGGGGCAATCTTGCTGCGGGATAGAACGCATTTATGTACACGAATCTTTGTTCAAGGATTTTGTGGAGGGTGCAGTAGCGCTAGCCAAAACCTATGTCCTGGACAATCCGCTTTTGCCAGAAACCACTCTGGGACCAATGGTAAGAACGGAGGCGGCTGCTTTTGCCCAAAAACAAATCCAGCAGGCGATTTCCAAAGGAGCCAAAGCACTTATTGATGAGCGCCTTTTTGTACACCATCAGGTTGGAACACCTTACATGGCACCACAAATACTGGTGGATGTAGATCATTCGATGGACATTATGAAAATAGAAAGTTTTGCCCCTGTGGTCGGCATTATGCCGGTCAAAGACGACGCCATGGCTCTCAGGCTGATGAATGACAGCCCCTATGGCCTTACCGCCTCCATTTGGACGGCCGATACGGCTGCTGCCATTCGGCTAGGTGACCAGTTAGAAACGGGAACCTGTTTCATGAACCGCTGCGATTACCTGGACCCTGCCCTTGCCTGGACTGGTGTCAAAGATTCCGGCAAGGGCTACACCTTGTCTAGTCTGGGCTACGAGGCTTTAACCAGGGTAAAATCTTTTCACCTTAAACTACCGGCTTAA
- a CDS encoding glutamine synthetase family protein: MENKGMLTAGQLVEMVKEEAIETVIVAFTDHYGRLVGKRFDADFFVENIIQDGTHGCDYLLTTDMEMEPVPGYTFANWELGYGDFHLVPDLNTLRVATWLDKTAMVLCDLKSDKTHALIPEGPRSLLHQQLNKATHMGLDCLAASELEYYVFENSYKSAFQQHYHDLEPVGWYLEDYHILQGTRTEYFTAAARKHLKNSGVPVENSKGEWGLGQHELNVRYASAMEMADRHVVYKQCLKELADQMGISVTFMAKYHEDRAGSSCHIHISLWKDGQNAFVGDQAFGPVQGSDIFRWFLGGWIAHVPDVMPFYAPTINSYKRYVDGSWAPTRLAWSYDNRTAGFRVVGKGPSLRIECRIPGADCNPYLAFAASLASGLDGIAKQIEPPGIFEGDIYAAKNLPRVPYTLADAVEQFSQSAFAKSAFGEKAVQHYTHFYKTELQAFNRSVTDWERKRYFERI, from the coding sequence CGATCGAAACGGTGATCGTCGCCTTCACCGATCATTATGGCCGATTGGTTGGCAAGCGTTTTGATGCTGATTTTTTTGTCGAAAATATTATACAGGATGGAACCCATGGCTGTGATTACCTCCTCACCACGGACATGGAAATGGAACCAGTCCCTGGCTATACCTTTGCCAACTGGGAGCTGGGTTATGGCGATTTTCACCTCGTGCCGGATTTGAATACTTTACGGGTAGCAACTTGGCTAGATAAAACAGCTATGGTGCTCTGCGACCTCAAAAGCGACAAGACGCATGCTTTAATACCTGAGGGACCTCGGTCGCTCCTCCATCAACAACTGAACAAAGCCACTCACATGGGTTTGGATTGTTTGGCTGCCTCAGAATTAGAATATTACGTATTTGAAAACAGCTATAAATCAGCCTTTCAACAGCACTACCACGACCTGGAACCGGTCGGTTGGTACCTGGAAGACTACCACATTTTGCAAGGAACGAGAACGGAATATTTTACGGCTGCCGCCAGAAAACATTTAAAAAACTCTGGAGTACCCGTTGAAAACTCCAAGGGAGAATGGGGCCTGGGCCAACACGAGCTCAATGTCCGATATGCCAGTGCAATGGAAATGGCCGATCGGCATGTCGTCTACAAACAATGCCTGAAAGAACTGGCCGATCAGATGGGTATTTCGGTTACCTTTATGGCCAAGTACCACGAAGACAGGGCGGGCTCGAGTTGCCACATTCATATTAGCCTATGGAAAGATGGTCAAAATGCTTTCGTTGGTGATCAAGCTTTTGGTCCAGTGCAAGGCTCTGATATTTTTCGATGGTTTCTCGGCGGCTGGATTGCGCACGTACCAGATGTGATGCCCTTTTATGCACCGACCATTAATTCCTATAAGCGATATGTGGATGGCTCCTGGGCGCCTACGCGTTTGGCCTGGAGTTATGACAATCGGACGGCGGGTTTTAGGGTGGTGGGGAAAGGCCCGAGTTTGCGGATCGAATGCCGGATTCCTGGCGCCGATTGCAATCCTTATCTGGCCTTTGCGGCTTCCCTCGCCTCTGGCCTCGATGGCATTGCCAAACAAATAGAGCCACCTGGTATTTTTGAAGGCGATATTTATGCTGCCAAAAATTTGCCCAGGGTTCCTTATACCCTTGCCGATGCGGTAGAGCAGTTTAGTCAAAGCGCTTTTGCCAAATCGGCTTTCGGAGAAAAAGCGGTCCAGCATTATACCCATTTCTATAAGACCGAACTGCAAGCGTTTAATCGTTCTGTGACCGATTGGGAGCGGAAGCGTTATTTTGAAAGGATTTAG